Proteins encoded within one genomic window of Triticum aestivum cultivar Chinese Spring chromosome 2D, IWGSC CS RefSeq v2.1, whole genome shotgun sequence:
- the LOC123053049 gene encoding cysteine proteinase 1, whose product MARPRLRLLLLVAAVLLLLHPALSSASEGLEDPLIEQVVGGDAENELELNAEAHFATFVRRFGKSYRDADEHAHRLSVFRANLRRARRHQRLDPSAVHGITKFSDLTPDEFRERFLGLRKSRRSFLKGISGSAHDAPALPTDGLPTEFDWREHGAVGPVKDQGSCGSC is encoded by the exons ATGGCTCGCCCCCGCCTCCggctgctcctcctcgtcgccgccgtcctcctcctcctccacccggCCCTCTCCTCGGCGTCGGAGGGGCTGGAGGACCCCCTCATCGAGCAGGTGGTCGGGGGCGACGCGGAGAACGAGCTGGAGCTCAACGCGGAGGCGCACTTCGCGACCTTCGTGCGGCGGTTCGGCAAGTCCTACAGGGATGCCGACGAGCACGCGCACCGGCTCTCCGTGTTCAGGGCCAAcctccgccgcgcgcgccgccaCCAGCGCCTCGACCCCTCCGCGGTGCACGGCATCACCAAGTTCTCCGACCTCACCCCCGACGAGTTCCGGGAGCGCTTCCTCGGCCTCCGCAAGTCCCGCCGGAGCTTCCTCAAGGGGATCTCCGGGTCGGCGCACGACGCGCCGGCCCTCCCCACCGACGGCCTCCCCACAGAGTTCGACTGGCGCGAGCACGGCGCGGTCGGCCCAGTCAAGGACCAG GGTTCGTGCGGGTCGTGCTGA